Below is a genomic region from Longimicrobiaceae bacterium.
GCTCGGGGGCGGTGCGGCGCTCCGGGCGGGCCCGCTCCCGCACGCGCACCGCGGGCGCGGCGGCGGACCGCGCGAGGGGTCAGCTCCGCTCCTTCCGCAAGGCTTCCGTGCTGGCGGTGGCGATGACGGGGTTCCTCCTCCTCATCGTCGCCCCGGACGACCCGGGCGCCGCCCAGCAGCCCCCCGCCGCGGACACCGCCGCAGGCACCGCCGGTCTCCCCGACACCGTCGCCATCGTCCAGCAGGTCCCGCTCGACTCGCTGCAGCGGCCCGCGGAGGACACCTCGGAGGTCCGCGCCGACTCGCTCTCCCGCGAGGGGACGCGGGAGGCCACCCGCACGCTGCGCGACCTGTGGATCTCGGCAATCGCCCTGCTCCCCAAGCTGGGGATCGCGCTGGGGATCTTCCTGGTGGCCTGGCTCCTGGTGCGCGTCCTCCGCCCTCTGCTGCGGCGCACGCTGGGCCGCTGGGAGCGCGCGGACGCCTTCACGGCGCTCTCCGCCATCGCCATCTGGCTCCTGGCGCTGGGGATCGCCCTGAGCGTGCTGGCGGGCGACTTCCGCGCCCTGCTCGGGTCGCTCGGGCTCATCGGCCTGGCCCTTTCCTGGGCGCTGCAGACCCCCATCGAGAGCTTCACCGGCTGGCTCCTCAACTCGTTCCGCGGCTACTACCGCGTGGGCGACCGCATCTCCGTGGGCGAGGTGTTCGGCGACGTGTACCGGATCGACCTGCTGACCACCACCGTGTGGGAGTACGGCGGCGCCGACCGGGCGCCGGGAACCATCCGGGCGGAGCAGCCCACGGGTCGCCTGATCACCTTTCCCAACAACGAGGTGCTCACCGGGACGGTGGTCAACTACACCCGCGACTTCCCCTTCGTCTGGGACGAGCTGGAGGTGGCGGTCGCCAACGAGTCGGAGATGCGCTACGCGCTGGAGACGCTGCGCCGCGTGGCGCACGAGACGGTGGCCGAGCAGATGCGGGAGCCGGCCAAGCTCTACCGCGGCATCCTCAAGGACGCGCGCCTGGAGATGAACGTGCCCGAGGAGCCGCAGGTGTTCGTGGCCATGGCGGAATCCAGCGCGGTGCTTACCATCCGCTAC
It encodes:
- a CDS encoding mechanosensitive ion channel domain-containing protein, with translation SGAVRRSGRARSRTRTAGAAADRARGQLRSFRKASVLAVAMTGFLLLIVAPDDPGAAQQPPAADTAAGTAGLPDTVAIVQQVPLDSLQRPAEDTSEVRADSLSREGTREATRTLRDLWISAIALLPKLGIALGIFLVAWLLVRVLRPLLRRTLGRWERADAFTALSAIAIWLLALGIALSVLAGDFRALLGSLGLIGLALSWALQTPIESFTGWLLNSFRGYYRVGDRISVGEVFGDVYRIDLLTTTVWEYGGADRAPGTIRAEQPTGRLITFPNNEVLTGTVVNYTRDFPFVWDELEVAVANESEMRYALETLRRVAHETVAEQMREPAKLYRGILKDARLEMNVPEEPQVFVAMAESSAVLTIRYLVGAREKRRWKSELSLRVLEELNRPEHQGRILPVYPRRQVQIVGPDGAPSPDGWTLPEGEREA